In the genome of Bradyrhizobium sp. CIAT3101, one region contains:
- a CDS encoding hemin ABC transporter substrate-binding protein, with amino-acid sequence MTFCRTLLYLLLAGTITRAPAANAAGIVVHDARNRDVAVNDIARTVAIGGAITEILYALGLESRLVGVDTTSLYPAAALHDKPNVGYMRQISAEGVLGLNPTLILAIQGSGPRETMDLLDTAKVPLVLVPETFSEDGLIEKIRLVGHAMGVDTRAECLSTAVSADLAQLRALRAKVTKPVRVMFVMSLQNGRAMVAGHKTAADEIIQLAGAANAVDDYDGYKIIGDEAIVAAKPDVVLSIERGKDSLQADAVYTHPGFALTPVAANKSFVTMDGLYLLGFGPRTAAAARDLSVKLYPALADGAFTSALSAANCRQ; translated from the coding sequence ATGACATTTTGTCGCACCCTGCTGTATCTGCTGCTGGCCGGTACGATCACACGCGCGCCCGCCGCCAACGCGGCCGGCATCGTCGTGCATGACGCACGCAACCGTGACGTCGCGGTCAACGACATCGCGCGCACGGTCGCGATCGGCGGCGCCATCACCGAGATCCTCTATGCACTCGGGCTCGAGAGCCGGCTGGTCGGCGTCGATACCACGAGCCTCTATCCGGCAGCCGCGCTGCACGACAAGCCGAACGTCGGCTACATGCGCCAGATCTCGGCGGAAGGCGTGCTCGGCCTCAACCCGACGCTGATCCTCGCGATCCAGGGCTCGGGCCCGCGCGAGACCATGGATCTCCTCGATACCGCAAAGGTGCCGCTGGTGCTGGTGCCCGAGACCTTCTCCGAGGACGGCCTGATCGAAAAGATCAGGCTGGTCGGCCATGCCATGGGTGTCGATACCCGCGCCGAATGCCTGAGCACTGCGGTCAGTGCCGACCTCGCCCAGCTTCGCGCGCTGCGCGCCAAGGTGACCAAGCCGGTGCGCGTGATGTTCGTGATGTCGCTTCAGAACGGGCGCGCCATGGTCGCGGGCCACAAGACGGCGGCCGACGAGATCATCCAGCTCGCAGGCGCCGCCAATGCCGTCGACGATTACGACGGCTACAAGATCATCGGCGACGAGGCGATCGTCGCGGCCAAGCCCGACGTGGTGCTGTCGATCGAGCGCGGCAAGGACTCGCTCCAGGCCGACGCGGTCTACACTCATCCCGGCTTCGCCCTGACGCCGGTCGCAGCCAACAAGAGTTTTGTGACGATGGACGGGCTCTATCTGCTCGGCTTCGGACCGCGCACGGCGGCGGCGGCGCGC
- a CDS encoding TonB-dependent hemoglobin/transferrin/lactoferrin family receptor, translating to MADGARYSRALILGASVVSIAAMAAESSLAQTAQPQAEQDSAAGSKQAKRKQAKPQIAQQAKPAQQAKPDVMNARAQAGGAAPVQTLDTITVAATKTEERAIDSLAPVSSVSLDKIQGLQPNRLSDIFYNVPGVSFQERGDDPATVINVRGLQDFGRVAVVVDGARQNYQRTGHNANGSFFLDPELIGGVDVVRGPTANIYGSGAIGGLVSFRTKDINDVLRPGERWGVDLSGSYGSNNSRGLGSVFGGVRATPDVDIFGGAVYRTQGNYKDGNGTEIGNTGNQVEAGLMKLTVRPALGHEVKFGATFQDYQYSIGQINRGPTTSAALIALNRGSSVYASDAKNYTGTVTWNYALPSDNLWDWHMSAYANRTENDQTKTYDYGNPTAYCNGGLGNNISGCVGTSRAYKLNTFGFDANNTTRFDVADWRNALTWGVDAFQDDVITTDGRGNSNVTTPSGIRTVSGGFLQLKQNYGTWFEAVSAVRYDRYNLQSGGTNTGGDRFSPKITLGVTPVPGFQPYVSYAEGYRAPSITETVISGAHATGGGPALFACPDGTSGVFCFLPNANLRPEVGKNKEVGFNLKYDNIFRASDSFRGKINLFQNDVSDYIDLVPFGFVAFPGFGSFAKYYQYQNIASARIQGFEAETMYDAGDWFVGVSGHYIQGKNVATNVGLATITPRKVVTTGGVRLLDRTLILTAQWASYGPNNDVPAGYLPATGYELVNLYLTYNATKDIVFSASIDNLLNQYYRPYAIPGSSVDGTTQNDVLWSSPGAGRVYKAGLKIHFGGA from the coding sequence ATGGCTGACGGGGCTAGGTATTCGCGCGCCCTGATTTTGGGCGCGTCGGTGGTTTCAATCGCGGCAATGGCGGCGGAGAGCAGTCTTGCGCAGACGGCGCAGCCGCAGGCCGAACAGGATTCGGCGGCAGGATCGAAGCAGGCCAAGCGCAAGCAGGCCAAGCCGCAAATTGCGCAGCAAGCCAAGCCTGCGCAGCAAGCCAAGCCTGACGTCATGAACGCTCGTGCCCAGGCCGGCGGCGCGGCGCCGGTGCAGACGCTCGACACCATCACGGTGGCCGCGACCAAGACCGAGGAGCGCGCGATCGACTCGCTCGCGCCGGTCTCCTCCGTCTCGCTCGACAAGATCCAGGGTTTGCAGCCGAACCGGCTGTCGGACATCTTCTATAACGTCCCCGGCGTGTCGTTCCAGGAGCGCGGCGATGATCCCGCGACCGTCATCAATGTCCGCGGCTTGCAGGATTTCGGCCGCGTCGCCGTCGTGGTCGACGGCGCGCGGCAGAATTATCAACGCACCGGTCACAACGCCAACGGCTCCTTCTTCCTCGACCCTGAATTGATCGGCGGCGTCGACGTGGTGCGCGGACCGACCGCCAACATCTACGGTTCCGGCGCGATCGGCGGCCTGGTCTCGTTCCGGACCAAGGATATCAACGACGTGCTGCGTCCCGGCGAGCGCTGGGGGGTCGATCTCTCAGGCTCCTACGGCTCCAACAACAGCCGCGGCCTCGGCTCGGTGTTCGGCGGCGTGCGCGCCACGCCCGACGTCGATATCTTCGGCGGCGCGGTCTACCGCACGCAGGGCAATTACAAGGACGGCAACGGCACCGAGATCGGCAACACCGGCAACCAGGTCGAGGCCGGGCTGATGAAACTGACGGTGCGCCCCGCGCTCGGCCACGAGGTCAAGTTCGGCGCCACGTTCCAGGACTATCAATACAGCATCGGCCAGATCAACCGAGGGCCGACGACATCGGCGGCGCTGATCGCGTTGAACCGTGGTTCGTCGGTCTACGCCTCCGATGCCAAGAACTACACCGGCACCGTCACGTGGAACTACGCGCTGCCGAGCGACAATCTGTGGGACTGGCACATGTCGGCCTACGCCAACCGCACCGAAAACGACCAGACCAAGACCTATGATTACGGCAACCCCACGGCCTATTGTAACGGCGGTCTCGGAAACAACATTTCGGGCTGCGTCGGTACCAGTCGTGCCTACAAGCTGAATACGTTCGGCTTCGATGCCAACAACACCACGCGCTTCGACGTTGCCGACTGGCGCAACGCGCTGACCTGGGGCGTCGATGCCTTCCAGGACGATGTCATCACGACCGACGGCCGCGGCAATTCCAACGTCACCACGCCGAGCGGCATCCGCACCGTGTCGGGCGGCTTCCTCCAGTTGAAGCAGAACTACGGCACCTGGTTCGAGGCGGTCAGCGCGGTCCGCTACGACCGTTACAATCTGCAGTCGGGCGGTACCAATACGGGCGGTGATCGCTTCTCGCCGAAGATCACCCTCGGCGTCACGCCGGTCCCGGGCTTCCAGCCCTATGTGAGCTACGCCGAAGGCTACCGCGCCCCGTCGATCACGGAAACGGTCATCTCCGGCGCCCACGCAACCGGTGGCGGACCGGCCCTGTTTGCCTGTCCGGACGGCACCTCCGGCGTGTTCTGCTTCCTGCCCAATGCGAACCTTCGCCCCGAGGTCGGCAAGAACAAGGAAGTCGGCTTCAATCTGAAATACGACAACATCTTCCGCGCATCCGACTCGTTCCGCGGCAAGATCAATCTGTTCCAGAACGACGTCAGCGACTACATCGACCTCGTGCCGTTCGGCTTCGTGGCGTTCCCGGGCTTTGGCTCGTTCGCCAAGTACTATCAGTACCAGAACATCGCCAGCGCCCGGATCCAGGGTTTTGAGGCGGAGACGATGTACGATGCCGGCGACTGGTTCGTCGGTGTCTCCGGTCACTACATCCAGGGCAAGAACGTCGCGACCAATGTCGGGCTTGCGACCATCACGCCGCGCAAGGTCGTCACCACGGGCGGTGTTCGCCTGCTTGATCGCACGCTGATCCTGACCGCGCAGTGGGCCTCGTACGGTCCGAACAACGATGTGCCCGCCGGCTATCTGCCCGCGACGGGATACGAGCTGGTCAATCTGTACCTGACCTACAACGCGACCAAGGACATCGTGTTCTCGGCCTCGATCGACAACCTCTTGAACCAGTACTACCGGCCCTACGCCATTCCCGGCAGCTCGGTCGACGGCACCACGCAGAACGACGTGCTGTGGTCGAGCCCGGGAGCGGGTCGGGTCTACAAGGCCGGCCTGAAGATCCACTTCGGAGGTGCGTAA
- a CDS encoding esterase-like activity of phytase family protein: MRATFLCTVATIVLTASTALAQSEGEFPAKLAGHVVMPAATFIDAPADAPADLKTSGKYTTGKRVDALGTVMGKSFERSTGVSLPFKGQPLQGHSGIKKMPDGSFWVITDNGMGARANSMDSMLYLNHYKMDWAGGKIEREGTVFLHDPDKKVPFRIVHEDTEKRYLTGADFDTEGFQIIGDTFWIGDEFGPYVLKADKTGKILAVFETIADGKPVRSPDHWAVATPGAPGATYTNVNLRRSKGFEGFASSKDGKFLYGLLEGPLWDADKKDWERVDGKEASRILEFDVAAEKFTGRYWQYVFEQNGNAIGDFNMIDPSAGLVIERDNGEGTPDKACPAGTRGENCFPDVAKFKRVYKIELNDANVGKPVRKIGYIDLMKIQDPDKKARKPLNDGVYTFPFFTIENVDRVDDTHIIVGNDNNLPFSSSRDPNKADDDEFMLLDVADFLKAK; the protein is encoded by the coding sequence ATGCGCGCGACTTTTCTCTGCACCGTCGCAACGATCGTTCTTACCGCGAGCACCGCGCTCGCACAGAGCGAGGGTGAATTCCCGGCCAAGCTCGCCGGCCACGTGGTGATGCCGGCTGCGACCTTCATCGATGCCCCGGCCGATGCGCCGGCCGATCTCAAGACCTCGGGAAAATACACCACCGGCAAGCGCGTCGACGCGCTCGGCACCGTGATGGGCAAATCCTTCGAACGTTCGACCGGCGTCTCGCTGCCGTTCAAGGGGCAGCCGCTGCAGGGCCATTCCGGCATCAAGAAGATGCCCGACGGCAGCTTCTGGGTCATCACCGACAACGGCATGGGCGCGCGCGCCAATTCGATGGACTCGATGCTGTACCTGAACCACTACAAGATGGATTGGGCGGGCGGCAAGATCGAGCGCGAAGGGACCGTCTTCCTGCACGACCCCGACAAGAAGGTACCGTTCCGCATCGTCCACGAGGACACCGAGAAGCGCTATCTCACCGGCGCCGATTTCGACACCGAGGGCTTCCAGATCATCGGCGACACCTTCTGGATCGGCGACGAGTTCGGCCCCTACGTCCTGAAGGCCGACAAGACCGGCAAGATCCTCGCCGTGTTCGAGACCATCGCCGACGGCAAGCCGGTGCGCTCGCCCGACCATTGGGCGGTGGCGACACCGGGCGCGCCGGGCGCGACCTACACCAACGTCAATCTCCGCCGCTCCAAGGGCTTTGAAGGCTTTGCCTCGTCGAAGGACGGCAAATTCCTCTACGGTCTGCTCGAGGGCCCGCTGTGGGATGCCGACAAGAAGGATTGGGAGCGGGTCGACGGCAAGGAAGCCTCCCGCATCCTCGAATTCGACGTCGCCGCCGAAAAATTCACCGGCCGCTACTGGCAGTATGTGTTCGAGCAGAACGGCAACGCCATCGGCGACTTCAACATGATTGATCCCTCCGCCGGCCTCGTCATCGAGCGCGACAACGGCGAAGGCACGCCCGACAAGGCCTGCCCGGCGGGCACGCGCGGCGAGAACTGCTTCCCTGATGTCGCCAAGTTCAAGCGCGTCTACAAGATCGAGCTCAACGACGCCAATGTCGGCAAGCCCGTGCGCAAGATCGGCTATATCGACCTCATGAAGATCCAGGATCCCGACAAGAAGGCGCGCAAGCCGCTCAATGACGGCGTCTACACCTTCCCGTTCTTCACCATCGAGAACGTCGATCGCGTCGACGACACCCACATCATCGTCGGCAACGACAACAACCTGCCGTTCTCGTCGAGCCGCGATCCCAACAAGGCCGACGACGACGAGTTCATGCTGCTCGACGTCGCCGACTTCCTGAAGGCGAAGTGA
- the exbB gene encoding tonB-system energizer ExbB — MQGNLRLRHVIATIALALAPTPAFAIDEALLPRNLSPWGMFVGADIVVKAVMIGLACASLVTWTVWLAKTIELRRKSALAVQRTRALEGNMKLAEAAERAGDAHDAVAQLIQSCAKEAELSGGIVDDGLQERVALRLERVEAAMSRQIARGTGVLATIGATAPFVGLFGTVWGIMNAFIGISESHTTSLAVVAPGIAEALLATALGLVAAIPAVVIYNHLVRGIANHRALLADASAQLMLLVSRQRDHRDFRLARAAE, encoded by the coding sequence ATGCAGGGCAATCTTCGGCTTCGGCATGTGATCGCAACCATCGCGCTGGCGCTCGCGCCGACACCGGCCTTCGCGATCGATGAGGCGCTGCTGCCGCGCAATCTGTCGCCGTGGGGCATGTTCGTCGGCGCCGACATCGTCGTGAAGGCGGTGATGATCGGGCTGGCCTGCGCCTCGCTGGTGACCTGGACGGTGTGGCTCGCCAAGACCATCGAGCTGCGCCGCAAGAGCGCGCTGGCCGTGCAGCGGACGCGTGCGCTCGAAGGCAACATGAAGCTGGCCGAGGCGGCCGAGCGTGCGGGGGACGCGCACGATGCGGTGGCGCAGCTCATCCAGTCCTGCGCAAAAGAGGCGGAGCTGTCAGGCGGCATCGTCGACGACGGCCTGCAGGAGCGCGTGGCATTGCGGCTCGAGCGGGTCGAGGCGGCGATGTCGCGACAGATTGCGCGCGGCACCGGCGTGCTCGCGACCATCGGCGCCACGGCGCCGTTCGTCGGCCTGTTCGGCACCGTCTGGGGCATCATGAATGCCTTCATCGGCATCTCGGAGAGCCACACCACGAGCCTCGCCGTGGTCGCACCCGGTATCGCGGAGGCGCTGCTCGCCACCGCGCTCGGTCTCGTCGCCGCAATTCCGGCGGTCGTGATCTACAATCACCTGGTCCGCGGCATCGCCAATCATCGTGCCTTGCTCGCTGACGCATCCGCGCAGCTGATGCTGCTGGTGAGCCGGCAGCGCGATCACAGGGACTTCCGCCTGGCGCGGGCGGCGGAGTAG
- the hutX gene encoding heme utilization cystosolic carrier protein HutX, with the protein MLSTDLADLRAYMADNPGAVIEDVARERKVTPRAVIEALPLSMLRMGGGEHFAAAMQDIAAWGEVTLIVHTDDAIFEFTGSIPAGEIGRGYFNLMQPKGLHGHVRHERCAGIAFVERPFMGKSSAFAAFINADGGIMFKVFVGRDETRALRADQLQRFRQLADRIAV; encoded by the coding sequence ATGCTGAGCACCGATCTCGCCGATCTCAGGGCGTACATGGCCGATAATCCCGGCGCGGTCATCGAGGACGTCGCGCGCGAGCGCAAGGTCACGCCGCGCGCCGTGATCGAGGCGCTGCCGTTGTCGATGCTGCGCATGGGCGGTGGCGAGCATTTCGCCGCCGCGATGCAGGACATCGCCGCATGGGGCGAGGTCACGCTGATCGTCCACACGGATGACGCGATCTTCGAGTTCACCGGCAGCATTCCGGCTGGCGAGATCGGCCGCGGCTATTTCAACCTGATGCAGCCGAAGGGCCTGCACGGCCATGTCCGCCACGAGCGTTGCGCCGGCATCGCCTTCGTCGAGCGGCCCTTCATGGGCAAGTCGTCCGCCTTCGCCGCCTTCATCAATGCCGACGGCGGCATCATGTTCAAGGTGTTCGTCGGTCGTGACGAGACCCGGGCGTTGCGTGCGGACCAGCTGCAACGGTTCCGGCAGCTGGCGGACCGGATCGCGGTGTAA
- a CDS encoding MBL fold metallo-hydrolase, translating to MGSPKLQSMSRRGFCLCCVGGAAFAATGGWLSPRQAYAEARGLVSLIKDSAATSPIKTYKLRNNISALEGSGGNIAVLTGPDGKLLVDAGIGVSRPQLSKALAELGGEPIAHLINTHWHFDHADGNEWLSAAGAKILAHENTRKHLSVVQRVEDWDYNFLALPASAVPAEVFTKEQNLKLNGASIALRYYGPAHTDGDISVMFAEANILHAGDTFWNGIYPFIDHSTGGSIDGMIAASDANLAAANNDTIIIPGHGKPVSNKAELQGFRDMLVAIRDNVGNLKKQGKTRDETVAAKPTAAFDAKWGQFLVDPGFFTRLVYETA from the coding sequence ATGGGATCGCCAAAGCTCCAGTCAATGTCCCGACGCGGCTTCTGCCTGTGCTGCGTCGGCGGCGCCGCGTTCGCCGCAACGGGGGGATGGCTCAGCCCGCGGCAGGCCTACGCAGAAGCGCGCGGCCTCGTCAGCCTGATCAAGGACAGCGCGGCGACATCCCCGATCAAGACCTACAAGCTGCGCAACAATATCAGCGCGCTCGAGGGATCCGGCGGCAACATCGCCGTCCTCACCGGACCGGACGGCAAGCTTCTGGTCGATGCCGGCATCGGCGTCTCGCGCCCACAGCTCAGCAAGGCGCTTGCCGAACTCGGCGGCGAGCCGATCGCGCATCTGATCAACACACACTGGCACTTCGATCATGCCGACGGCAATGAATGGCTGAGCGCTGCCGGCGCGAAGATCCTCGCCCACGAAAACACCCGCAAGCATCTTTCCGTCGTTCAACGGGTCGAAGACTGGGACTACAATTTCCTTGCGTTGCCCGCCAGCGCGGTGCCGGCCGAGGTCTTCACCAAGGAGCAGAACCTCAAGCTCAACGGAGCGTCGATCGCGCTGAGATATTACGGGCCCGCCCACACCGACGGCGACATCTCGGTCATGTTCGCCGAGGCCAATATTCTGCATGCCGGCGACACCTTCTGGAACGGCATCTATCCCTTCATCGACCATTCGACCGGCGGCAGCATTGACGGCATGATTGCGGCCTCCGATGCCAATCTGGCAGCAGCCAACAACGACACCATCATCATCCCCGGTCACGGCAAGCCCGTCAGCAACAAGGCCGAGCTTCAGGGCTTCCGCGACATGCTGGTCGCTATCAGGGACAATGTCGGCAATCTCAAGAAGCAGGGAAAGACACGCGACGAAACGGTTGCGGCCAAGCCAACCGCCGCGTTCGATGCGAAGTGGGGACAGTTCCTCGTCGACCCCGGCTTCTTCACCAGACTGGTCTACGAAACCGCGTGA
- a CDS encoding antibiotic biosynthesis monooxygenase, translating to MFIAMNRFQVKKGAETAFETVWATRESYLGSMPGFVEFHLLKGPEAEDHTLYSSHTLWVDKAAFEAWTRSDQFRRAHARADNQTGESLYLGHPKFEGFEVIQSERKAAAA from the coding sequence ATGTTCATCGCCATGAACCGGTTCCAGGTGAAGAAGGGCGCGGAGACCGCGTTCGAAACCGTCTGGGCCACCCGCGAATCCTATCTCGGCAGCATGCCGGGCTTCGTCGAGTTTCATCTCTTGAAGGGCCCTGAAGCCGAGGACCACACGCTCTATTCGTCGCACACGCTTTGGGTCGACAAGGCCGCGTTCGAAGCCTGGACCCGCTCGGACCAGTTTCGCCGCGCCCATGCGCGCGCCGACAATCAGACCGGCGAGAGCCTCTATCTCGGTCATCCCAAGTTCGAGGGGTTTGAGGTGATCCAGAGCGAGCGCAAGGCTGCGGCGGCCTAA
- the exbD gene encoding TonB system transport protein ExbD, with protein MAAKLGARMGSPLRRGDPGDLDVVNEINVTPFIDVMLVLLIIFMVAAPLATVDIGVELPATAAEPAPRPDKPVFVTVKPDLAIAVGEDVVARDALGTSLDAATKGRKDERIYLRADKAVSYGDLMEVMNTLRNAGYLKVALVGLDGRS; from the coding sequence ATGGCCGCGAAGCTCGGCGCACGTATGGGATCCCCGCTCAGGCGCGGCGACCCTGGCGATCTCGACGTCGTCAATGAGATCAATGTCACGCCGTTCATCGACGTGATGCTGGTGCTGCTGATCATCTTCATGGTGGCAGCCCCACTCGCCACCGTCGACATCGGCGTCGAGCTGCCGGCGACGGCCGCCGAGCCGGCACCACGGCCGGACAAGCCGGTTTTCGTCACGGTGAAGCCGGATCTCGCGATCGCCGTCGGCGAAGACGTCGTGGCCCGCGACGCGCTTGGCACCTCGCTCGACGCCGCCACCAAGGGACGCAAGGACGAGCGCATCTATCTGCGCGCCGACAAGGCCGTTTCCTATGGCGACCTGATGGAGGTGATGAACACCTTGCGCAATGCCGGCTATCTCAAGGTCGCCCTCGTCGGCCTCGACGGACGCAGTTGA
- a CDS encoding sugar ABC transporter permease, whose translation MSVTTLSSPVLVQRQPNWLVRLFDYKPFLVVMCLAPAIGLLAVFLTYPLGLGLWLAFTDTTIGRKGEFIGLENFQYLLTDPLWWNAVFYSVVYTGIATFGKFALGFWLALLLNNHFPFKSLLRAIILLPWIVPTVLSALAFWWIYDPQFSIISYLLVDVLHWRTTNIDFLGSPWPARFSLIAANIWRGIPFVAISLLAGLQTISPSLYEAAMLDGASAWQRFRYITFPMMMPILAIVMTFSIIFTFTDFQLVYAITRGGPGNSTHLLATLAFQRGIAGGELGEGAAIAVSMIPFLVFATLFSYFGLARRKWQQGEAND comes from the coding sequence ATGTCCGTGACCACCCTCTCCTCACCCGTACTGGTGCAGCGGCAACCGAACTGGCTGGTGCGCCTGTTCGACTACAAGCCGTTCCTGGTCGTGATGTGCCTCGCACCCGCGATCGGGCTGCTCGCGGTCTTCCTGACCTATCCACTCGGGCTCGGCCTCTGGCTCGCCTTCACCGACACCACGATCGGACGGAAGGGCGAGTTCATAGGCCTGGAGAACTTCCAGTACCTGCTCACCGATCCCTTGTGGTGGAACGCGGTGTTCTACAGCGTGGTCTATACGGGCATCGCGACCTTCGGAAAGTTCGCGCTCGGCTTCTGGCTCGCGCTGCTGCTCAATAACCATTTTCCGTTCAAGAGCCTGCTGCGCGCGATCATCCTGCTGCCCTGGATCGTGCCGACGGTGCTGTCGGCGCTGGCGTTCTGGTGGATCTACGATCCGCAATTCTCGATCATCTCTTATCTTCTGGTCGATGTGCTGCATTGGCGCACGACCAATATCGACTTCCTCGGCTCGCCCTGGCCGGCGCGGTTCTCGCTGATCGCGGCCAATATCTGGCGCGGCATTCCCTTCGTCGCGATCTCGCTGCTGGCGGGCCTGCAGACCATCTCGCCCTCGCTCTACGAAGCCGCCATGCTCGACGGCGCCAGCGCCTGGCAGCGCTTCCGCTACATCACCTTCCCGATGATGATGCCGATCCTCGCCATCGTCATGACCTTCTCGATCATCTTCACCTTCACCGACTTCCAGCTGGTCTACGCCATCACCCGTGGCGGGCCGGGCAACTCGACGCATCTGCTGGCGACGCTGGCGTTCCAGCGCGGCATCGCCGGCGGCGAGCTCGGCGAAGGCGCGGCCATCGCGGTGTCGATGATCCCGTTCCTGGTGTTCGCGACGCTGTTTTCCTATTTCGGCCTGGCGCGCCGCAAGTGGCAACAGGGAGAGGCCAATGACTGA
- a CDS encoding energy transducer TonB: MTTANAFALHQPLGERETTRWSVSAAVIVTLHIAAALLTMHWLRSQPEQGVTLPAIMVDMAPMTSAPQSTQDEVAPGPVMQEADASPPEPVRQQAVEETIAPTPPQEKPDVVASPEQKLEPTPAKPEPAKIVPVEKPALEKPKVVRREAKKPSDATPAPRTSAPPRAEREAPMASAVSAGAVASAIASYNQRVRAHLMRFHSYPSGGNGQRGVARLSFSISRSGQVTSSRLGGSSGVAAFDAQAMSMVRQASPFPPIPDEIKNGSMSFSIPVEFTVR; the protein is encoded by the coding sequence ATGACCACGGCCAACGCCTTTGCGCTGCATCAGCCGCTTGGCGAGCGTGAAACGACGCGCTGGAGCGTATCGGCCGCTGTCATCGTCACGTTGCATATCGCTGCCGCGCTGCTCACGATGCACTGGCTCAGGTCGCAGCCGGAGCAGGGCGTCACCCTGCCGGCGATCATGGTCGACATGGCGCCGATGACGTCGGCGCCGCAATCGACGCAAGACGAGGTCGCGCCGGGACCAGTTATGCAGGAGGCCGACGCCTCGCCACCGGAGCCCGTGCGGCAGCAGGCCGTCGAGGAGACAATCGCGCCGACGCCGCCGCAAGAGAAGCCGGACGTGGTGGCGTCGCCGGAGCAGAAATTGGAACCGACGCCGGCCAAACCTGAGCCCGCGAAGATCGTGCCGGTCGAAAAGCCTGCACTGGAGAAGCCGAAGGTGGTTCGTCGCGAGGCGAAAAAGCCCTCGGACGCGACGCCCGCACCGCGGACCAGCGCGCCGCCGCGTGCCGAGCGCGAGGCGCCGATGGCATCGGCCGTCAGCGCGGGCGCCGTGGCGTCAGCGATCGCGTCCTACAATCAGCGGGTTCGCGCACATCTGATGCGCTTCCATTCCTATCCGTCCGGCGGCAACGGCCAGCGTGGCGTCGCAAGGCTCAGCTTCAGCATCAGCCGCAGCGGGCAGGTGACATCGAGCCGTCTTGGCGGCTCGTCTGGCGTCGCCGCCTTCGACGCGCAGGCCATGTCGATGGTCCGCCAGGCCTCGCCGTTTCCGCCGATCCCGGACGAGATCAAGAACGGCTCGATGAGCTTTTCGATTCCGGTGGAGTTTACGGTGAGGTAA
- a CDS encoding hemin uptake protein HemP, with protein MSAASGDSINDAGGHVENPSATTRTLMMRGNRIDSRELFATEREIMIAHGGENYRLRLTSQNKLILTK; from the coding sequence ATGTCAGCCGCATCCGGAGACAGCATCAACGACGCCGGAGGGCACGTGGAAAACCCTTCTGCAACAACGCGAACCCTGATGATGCGGGGCAATCGCATCGACAGCCGCGAGCTGTTTGCCACCGAGCGCGAGATCATGATCGCACACGGCGGGGAGAACTATCGCCTCCGCCTGACCTCGCAGAACAAGCTGATCCTGACGAAGTAG
- a CDS encoding carbohydrate ABC transporter permease, whose amino-acid sequence MTDTVAQPSAVADAKAAPDTMAWDSGLRRLMMIYLPLGCFVLILLFPFYWMAITSFKPNAELMNYKEHNPFWITSPTLAHIKHLLFDTAYPRWLWTTMLVAVGSTTLSLIASTLAAYAIERLRFRGSPYVGLGIYLAYLVPPSILFIPLATVVVQFGLFDSPLALILVYPTFLVPFCTWLLIGYFKSIPYELEECALVDGATRLQILRRITLPLAVPGLISAGIFSFTLSWNEFIYALAFIQSGANKTVPVAILTELVTGDVYQWGALMAGSLLGSLPVAIFYSLFVDYYVSSLTGAVKE is encoded by the coding sequence ATGACTGATACCGTCGCCCAACCCTCCGCCGTCGCGGACGCAAAAGCGGCACCCGACACCATGGCCTGGGATTCCGGGCTGCGCCGGCTGATGATGATCTATCTGCCGCTCGGCTGCTTCGTGCTGATCCTGCTGTTTCCGTTCTATTGGATGGCGATCACGTCGTTCAAGCCGAACGCCGAGCTGATGAACTACAAGGAGCACAATCCGTTCTGGATCACCTCGCCGACGCTGGCGCACATCAAGCACCTGTTATTCGACACCGCCTATCCGCGCTGGCTGTGGACGACGATGCTGGTCGCGGTCGGCTCGACCACGCTGTCGCTGATCGCGAGCACGCTGGCGGCCTACGCAATCGAGCGGCTGCGCTTCCGCGGCAGTCCGTATGTCGGCCTCGGCATCTATCTCGCCTATCTCGTGCCGCCGTCGATCCTGTTCATCCCGCTCGCGACCGTGGTGGTGCAGTTCGGCCTGTTCGACTCGCCGCTGGCCCTGATCCTGGTCTATCCGACCTTCCTGGTACCGTTCTGCACCTGGCTGCTGATCGGCTATTTCAAGTCGATCCCCTACGAGCTCGAGGAATGCGCGCTGGTCGACGGCGCGACGCGGCTGCAGATCCTGCGGCGGATCACGCTGCCGCTCGCGGTGCCCGGACTGATCTCGGCCGGCATCTTCTCGTTTACGCTGTCCTGGAACGAGTTCATCTACGCGCTCGCCTTCATCCAGAGCGGCGCCAACAAGACCGTGCCGGTCGCGATCCTGACCGAGCTCGTCACCGGCGACGTCTATCAGTGGGGCGCGCTGATGGCGGGCTCGCTGCTCGGCTCACTGCCGGTTGCGATTTTCTACTCGCTGTTCGTGGACTATTACGTGTCTTCGCTGACCGGCGCGGTGAAGGAGTAA